In Cyprinus carpio isolate SPL01 chromosome B7, ASM1834038v1, whole genome shotgun sequence, a genomic segment contains:
- the LOC109046288 gene encoding LOW QUALITY PROTEIN: NACHT and WD repeat domain-containing protein 2-like (The sequence of the model RefSeq protein was modified relative to this genomic sequence to represent the inferred CDS: inserted 1 base in 1 codon) — MKRMNPRWKSPPMWPSGVGSRQPCPRDSALRRAAISGNVLALPPFHVPTGRSVRVFICANPDDTEAERNALKEHVYPKLRDFCRENYGIEFQVVDLYWGIDPEEWDSPELQRLRMKLLEECLKTSAGPCFVGLIGEKYGSIRVPGEVESAEFEMILDAAVEAGLDTRILEEWYCRDENSVPPAYYLKPKAEMLKNYQNSIESGSVAKSKNDKAWRAVSEEIKRIFRTSVLQLQEKGTMKSSQAKKFLCSALEDELDFALGKQTPAFLKKCVCYIRKISNFDRFAKLPEMARYMDIVVSADRVMRNQEAYERLLKVRDEFIPMVVAASNLRVYSSVTHCDMKLGYSQEVESHYVEGLCKQFYEDMVDIIQATVQQNFDTETDPLYDEIIQHLSLCKTFSSFYVYKSEALDIVQEYLYPSKGGRITPLVVYGGPCTGKTLLLAEVAKQAYAWLQKEMGPETDPVVIVRFIGSSDFSADLRTLLQSICEQIAINYRCLIHFLPNKIQEMRELLVNLLGESSFHRPLVIILDALEQLSDVDEARKLWWLPVHLPHTVRIVVSTLPNKHGILQKLRSLIHDEDAYVELMQRDRKACSQTLKQQLLSVKRKVTSGQQIYVNEAMAKCTLPMFVNLIYREVVHWRSHKDVDDKSLCSTVHESIEQLFYSIENKLGSRFVFRALGYITMARAGLTELELEDILSLDNSVLGDIMVSSNLKSPLRISYDFIARLKEELEGYLVERQVRNVTLMVWANRHLHLIAQKLYLSNEEDVHQMHSLLAEYFLGAWAGGRKKIFHCDNNHFASLNISHQRNPHHQQSLHGHDKASADKHSYDRQTPEQPWVFQCNLLEPDIFFVNHRKMTELTFHLTRSGRTDDLMYGVIMNFSWLYTMIKIGQFDKALSDIDLAYSYTQEKELKFLATTLRSIKFKVTKNPASLSAELQQRLLPVVTSLPKLRHLLLECDKDGPKYCSIVPLHSSMDVTYSPERLPLCSSYMQIVEILPTLAPNIVIVALEDGSVSTWDVESRQHKTHIHTEISXFFSSTLKTHKKYHLVVATTKNTLLIYDNHKSCLLSEVEVKGSKHCGITGGVAFINGFTLSSHHALAWLEASKDVNVIDLLYGWPLYQFHCWYEVTCVQCSPDGMYAFCGQYLNTTTIFHLGSGDKLATMTSEFSGGFVKSILILDTIHQMVMIDNEGSLSVWNTKDITNPKLMEDYDCRGDDSEVVGIELSEDQRSILICKARSIEVLDTKIWKMAEKFKAKRSEKFVAAVLSKNSQSIIASMENTSSIFVWRRDSGQCMASLIEISGAIVKLIKSTHHNLLLSVASSGVLSVWDIDIITAMSNIDKTGKPIQSLQLSGREDFVYTMDGSEVIHKWNYSTGFIEMVYKHEGLVENCVLTTSGDLMVTSDDKSSQYIWHTTTGENIFRINGQRISQLLITHNDQFVVSLCEQNASRVWRLATGHKVCNILVTLQHALITTANTFLVGTNKNKLLAVSLWSGSVSKKFICDDGITIVNFKLIPDSPDYVVFITSTETVFIWSVADESVCRRVQLPSNFLKNLEDFQISPNGKLGIVSKGDENINVLDLHSGKLRLVHAAGIIWRQKLSRDGRYLVYICFRNCDEDDDAGVVSSLIVMRLADGKSIGTCSLYKTPTYLCLSQRALNIIVGFEDGSIGTYTVVDRVDAAMKIKIATSNSRQIVNNASQKVRPKCSTNAFKTIADCVWRESTEVFSRDSPINVSDSGEPETTTPTKKTELLQ, encoded by the exons GGGCTCATTGGAGAGAAGTACGGCAGCATTCGGGTCCCAGGGGAGGTGGAGTCGGCTGAGTTTGAGATGATTTTGGATGCGGCGGTGGAGGCGGGACTAGACACACGGATCTTGGAGGAGTGGTATTGTCGGGATGAGAACTCAGTCCCGCCTGCCTACTACCTAAAACCGAAAGCTGAGATGCTGAAGAACTACCAGAACTCT ATAGAGTCAGGCAGCGTAGCAAAATCGAAGAACGACAAGGCATGGAGGGCAGTCTCTGAGGAAATCAAGAGGATCTTCAGAACCTCTGTTTTACAGCTGCAGGAGAAGGGGACCATGAAGAGCAGTCAAGCCAAGAAATTTCTTTGCTCGG CATTAGAGGATGAACTGGATTTCGCACTGGGCAAGCAGACCCCAGCATTCCTCAAGAAATGTGTATGTTACATCCGGAAGATATCCAACTTTGACCGTTTCGCTAAACTCCCCGAGATGGCCCGCTACATGGACATCGTGGTGAGCGCCGACCGTGTCATGAGAAACCAAGAAGCCTATGAGCGTCTTCTGAAAGTCAGAGACGAGTTCATTCCAATGGTGGTGGCAGCGTCCAATCTTCGAGTCTACTCCTCCGTCACTCACTGTGACATGAAACTTGGCTACTCGCAGGAAGTAGAGAGCCACTACGTCGAAGGTCTGTGTAAACAGTTTTATGAAGACATGGTGGATATCATCCAGGCCACGGTCCAACAGAACTTTGACACAGAGACAGATCCACTCTATGATGAAATTATACAGCATCTTTCGCTGTGCAAgactttttcatctttttatgtGTACAAGAGTGAAGCCTTGGACATAGTCCAGGAGTACCTGTACCCCTCCAAAGGTGGTCGAATAACTCCCCTAGTGGTGTATGGAGGACCCTGTACTGGAAAGACATTGTTACTTGCTGAAGTGGCAAAACAG gCTTATGCATGGCTACAGAAAGAGATGGGACCAGAAACAGACCCAGTTGTCATTGTCAGATTCATCGGCTCCTCAGACTTCTCTGCTGACCTCCGCACACTGCTACAGAGCATCTGTGAGCAGATTGCCATCAACTATCGGTGCCTGATCCACTTCTTACCAAACAAGATCCAGGAGATGAGGGAGCTGCTGGTGAATTTGCTTGGGGAGTCATCATTTCACCGACCTCTTGTCATTATTCTGGATGCCTTGGAGCAGTTGTCAGATGTTGACGAGGCTCGGAAGCTCTGGTGGCTACCTGTCCACCTGCCACACACAGTCCGAATTGTAGTGTCAACCCTGCCCAACAAGCATGGGATACTCCAGAAATTACGCAGCCTGATACATGATGAGGATGCCTATGTTGAATTAATGCAAAGAGACCGCAAAGCTTGCAGTCAGACACTTAAACAGCAGCTTCTGAGTGTCAAAAGGAAGGTGACCTCTGGCCAACAGATATATGTGAATGAAGCAATGGCAAAATGTACACTCCCCATGTTCGTCAACCTCATCTACCGAGAAGTAGTTCACTGGCGGTCGCACAAGGATGTGGACGACAAATCATTGTGTTCGACGGTGCACGAAAGCATTGAGCAGCTTTTCTACTCTATTGAAAACAAGCTTGGCTCACGCTTTGTCTTTCGGGCACTGGGCTACATCACAATGGCACGGGCAGGCCTGACAGAGCTGGAGCTAGAGGATATCTTATCTTTGGACAACAGTGTCCTTGGGGACATCATGGTGAGCTCTAATCTTAAAAGCCCACTACGTATTTCTTATGATTTCATAGCCAGGCTAAAAGAAGAACTTGAAGGTTATTTAGTGGAGCGTCAAGTCCGTAATGTAACGCTAATGGTGTGGGCAAATCGCCACCTGCATCTTATAGCACAGAAGCTATACCTCAGTAATGAAGAAGATGTGCATCAAATGCATAGCCTTTTGGCTGAGTACTTCTTAGGGGCATGGGCAGGTGGTAGAAAGAAGATATTCCACTGCGACAATAATCACTTTGCCTCACTGAATATCTCACACCAACGAAACCCTCATCACCAGCAGAGCCTTCATGGCCATGACAAAGCTTCTGCTGACAAGCACTCTTATGACAGACAGACACCCGAACAACCCTGGGTGTTCCAGTGTAACTTGCTAGAGCCGGACATCTTCTTTGTCAACCACCGAAAGATGACGGAGCTCACATTCCACCTGACAAGGAGCGGCCGGACAGATGATCTCATGTATGGTGTCATAATGAACTTCAGCTGGCTCTACACTATGATAAAGATAGGGCAGTTTGACAAGGCCCTGTCAGACATTGACTTAGCTTACAGCTACACGCAAGAAAAGGAGCTAAAGTTTCTCGCAACTACACTCCGCAGTATAAAGTTTAAAGTGACAAAGAATCCTGCATCACTGTCTGCTGAACTTCAGCAAAGGCTCCTTCCAGTTGTCACATCTCTTCCCAAGCTCAGACACCTCCTTCTTGAATGTGACAAGGATGGTCCTAAATACTGCTCCATTGTGCCACTGCACTCTTCCATGGATGTCACCTACAGTCCTGAGAGATTACCGCTATGTTCTAGCTACATGCAAATAGTGGAGATTCTACCTACATTAGCTCCAAACATAGTCATTGTGGCCCTCGAAGACGGATCAGTCAGCACGTGGGATGTTGAGAGCAGACAGcataaaacacatatacacaccgaGATCT TGTTCTTCTCATCAACACTAAAAACACATAAGAAATATCATCTAGTAGTGGCCACTACAAAAAATACACTGCTCATTTACGACAACCACAAGTCATGCTTGTTGTCGGAGGTGGAGGTGAAAGGGTCCAAGCACTGTGGCATCACTGGCGGAGTAGCGTTCATCAATGGATTCACCTTGTCCAGCCACCATGCCTTAGCTTGGCTGGAGGCAAGCAAAGACGTCAATGTGATTGATTTGCTCTATGGCTGGCCATTGTATCAGTTCCATTGCTGGTATGAGGTAACCTGTGTCCAATGTTCCCCAGATGGTATGTATGCTTTCTGTGGACAGTATCTCAACACAACCACCATATTCCACCTCGGTAGTGGGGACAAGCTTGCTACAATGACTTCTGAGTTCTCTGGTGGTTTTGTTAAGTCCATCCTGATTCTAGACACAATCCATCAAATGGTGATGATCGACAATGAGGGCAGCCTCTCTGTGTGGAACACCAAAGATATCACAAATCCCAAGCTGATGGAAGATTATGACTGCAGAGGAGATGATAGTGAAGTGGTGGGCATAGAGCTTTCTGAGGATCAGCGATCCATCCTCATCTGCAAAGCGAGAAGCATCGAGGTGCTGGACACCAAGATTTGGAAGATGGCGGAGAAGTTCAAGGCCAAGCGTAGTGAGAAGTTTGTGGCAGCCGTTCTCTCCAAGAATAGCCAAAGTATAATAGCTTCCATGGAGAACACATCCTCCATATTTGTGTGGAGGAGAGACAGTGGACAGTGCATGGCCAGCTTGATAGAGATATCTGGAGCCATTGTAAAACTGATCAAATCAACACACCATAACTTGCTGCTGTCTGTGGCCAGCAGTGGCGTACTTTCCGTGTGGGATATTGACATTATAACAGCCATGTCAAATATTGATAAAACTGGCAAACCTATCCAAAGCCTTCAGCTCTCCGGCCGAGAGGATTTTGTGTACACCATGGATGGGTCAGAGGTCATCCACAAGTGGAACTACAGCACAGGTTTCATTGAGATGGTGTACAAGCATGAAGGCCTTGTCGAAAACTGCGTCTTGACAACATCGGGTGACCTAATGGTGACATCTGATGATAAAAGTAGCCAGTACATCTGGCATACAACCACAGGTGAGAATATATTCCGTATCAATGGTCAGAGAATCTCACAGCTTCTCATCACACACAATGACCAGTTTGTAGTGTCCCTTTGCGAGCAGAATGCCTCCCGCGTTTGGAGGCTTGCAACTGGTCACAAAGTGTGCAACATTTTGGTAACACTCCAGCATGCCCTCATTACCACAGCAAACACATTCCTTGTGGGAACCAACAAGAATAAGCTGTTGGCTGTTAGCTTGTGGTCAGGCAGTGTGTCCAAAAAGTTCATCTGTGATGATGGGATCACAATTGTTAACTTCAAGTTAATTCCTGACAGTCCAGATTATGTTGTCTTCATCACCTCCACAGAAACAGTTTTCATCTGGAGTGTTGCAGATGAGTCTGTGTGCAGGCGGGTGCAGCTGCCTAGCAACTTTTTGAAGAACCTGGAGGATTTTCAAATATCACCCAATGGGAAATTGGGCATTGTGTCGAAAGGTGATGAGAACATTAATGTACTAGACCTGCACAGTGGTAAACTGCGTCTGGTCCATGCTGCTGGCATAATATGGCGGCAAAAGCTCTCACGAGATGGACGCTACTTAGTGTACATCTGTTTCCGCAACTgcgatgaagatgatgatgcagGTGTGGTTTCAAGTCTGATTGTCATGAGATTGGCAGATGGCAAGAGCATCGGGACCTGCTCCCTCTACAAAACGCCAACCTATCTGTGCCTATCACAGCGAGCACTTAACATCATTGTGGGATTTGAGGATGGCAGCATTGGTACCTACACAGTTGTAGACCGTGTGGATGCCGCTATGAAAATCAAGATTGCCACCTCAAACAGTCGCCAAATAGTTAACAATGCCTCACAGAAAGTACGACCCAAGTGTAGCACCAATGCCTTCAAGACCATTGCTGACTGTGTGTGGAGAGAATCCACCGAGGTCTTCTCACGGGACAGTCCTATCAATGTGTCTGACAGTGGAGAACCAGAGACAACAACACCCACAAAGAAAACTGAACTGCTGCAGTGA